A region from the Variovorax sp. RKNM96 genome encodes:
- a CDS encoding ABC transporter ATP-binding protein, protein MSSALHLESIQLAYDTPRGLHTVVDDFSLSLAAGDIACLFGPSGCGKTTVLRAIAGFEPLRAGTIRLDEVVLSSARSHLPPEQRRVGMMFQEYALFPHLSAAKNVAFGLRRLSRAAQQSRVAEMLALVGLAETGERYPHELSGGQQQRIALARALAPSPALLLLDEPFSNLDGGTRERLTAEVRGILKQAGQTAILVTHNEAEAHAMADRIGVMHNGRITHWLDTAA, encoded by the coding sequence ATGAGCTCCGCGCTGCACCTCGAATCGATCCAGCTCGCGTACGACACGCCGCGCGGCCTGCACACCGTCGTCGACGACTTTTCGCTGTCGCTCGCGGCCGGCGACATCGCCTGTCTCTTCGGCCCCTCGGGCTGCGGCAAGACCACGGTGCTGCGCGCCATCGCGGGCTTCGAGCCGCTGCGTGCGGGCACGATCCGGCTCGATGAGGTCGTGCTCTCCTCTGCCCGCTCGCACTTGCCGCCCGAACAACGGCGCGTGGGGATGATGTTCCAGGAATACGCTCTGTTCCCGCACCTCTCGGCTGCGAAGAACGTCGCCTTCGGGCTGCGCCGCCTCAGCCGTGCGGCACAGCAGTCGCGCGTGGCCGAGATGCTTGCGCTGGTGGGCCTGGCCGAGACCGGCGAGCGCTATCCGCACGAGCTCTCGGGCGGGCAGCAGCAACGCATCGCGCTGGCACGTGCGCTCGCGCCCTCCCCCGCGCTGCTGCTGCTCGATGAGCCCTTTTCCAACCTCGACGGCGGCACGCGCGAACGCCTGACCGCCGAGGTGCGCGGCATCCTGAAGCAGGCCGGCCAGACCGCCATCCTGGTCACGCACAACGAGGCCGAAGCGCATGCGATGGCGGACCGCATCGGGGTGATGCACAACGGGCGCATCACGCACTGGCTCGACACTGCGGCCTAG
- a CDS encoding glutathione S-transferase family protein, with amino-acid sequence MSQPLTLVSHLLCPYVQRAAIALGEKGVPFERVVIDLANKPQWFLDISPLGKVPLLKVQRPDGTEAVLFESNVICEYLEETQPGARLHPEDPLTRAEHRAWMEFGSAILADLWGYETTQDAAIFEQKRLALVAKFERVEAALGAGPYFAGKSFSLVDAVFAPVFRYFEVFDTLIDSRIFAALPKVDAWRKALAARPSVRNAVVPEYPQHLMEFLKRHEAHLLTAAA; translated from the coding sequence ATGTCCCAACCCCTCACCCTCGTCAGCCACCTGCTGTGCCCCTATGTGCAGCGCGCCGCCATCGCGCTCGGTGAAAAAGGCGTGCCCTTCGAGCGCGTCGTGATCGACCTGGCGAACAAGCCTCAGTGGTTTCTCGACATCTCGCCGCTCGGCAAGGTGCCGCTGCTGAAGGTGCAGCGCCCCGATGGCACCGAGGCCGTGCTGTTCGAGAGCAACGTGATCTGCGAGTACCTCGAAGAGACGCAGCCCGGTGCCCGCCTGCACCCCGAAGACCCGCTCACCCGCGCCGAGCACCGCGCGTGGATGGAATTCGGCTCGGCCATCCTCGCCGACCTCTGGGGTTACGAGACCACGCAGGACGCGGCCATCTTCGAGCAGAAGCGTCTCGCGCTGGTCGCGAAGTTCGAGCGCGTCGAAGCCGCGCTCGGCGCCGGCCCCTATTTCGCGGGCAAGAGCTTCAGCCTGGTCGATGCGGTGTTCGCGCCGGTGTTCCGCTACTTCGAGGTATTCGACACGCTCATCGATTCGCGCATCTTCGCCGCGCTGCCCAAGGTCGATGCCTGGCGCAAGGCGCTGGCCGCCCGGCCGAGCGTGCGCAACGCGGTGGTGCCCGAGTACCCGCAGCACCTGATGGAATTCCTCAAGCGCCACGAGGCCCACCTGCTGACGGCAGCGGCTTGA
- the gloA gene encoding lactoylglutathione lyase — translation MRFLHTMLRVGNLQRSIDFYTKVLGMNLLRTSENPEYKYSLAFLGFDKGNPDQAEIELTYNWGTESYDLGSAYGHIALGVPDAYAACEKIKAAGGNVTREAGPVKGGTTVIAFVTDPDGYKIELIQRAEHAEGAGLR, via the coding sequence ATGCGATTCCTTCACACCATGCTGCGCGTTGGCAACCTCCAGCGCTCCATCGATTTCTACACCAAGGTGCTCGGCATGAACCTGCTGCGCACGTCCGAGAACCCCGAGTACAAGTACAGCCTCGCCTTCCTCGGCTTCGACAAGGGCAACCCGGACCAGGCCGAGATCGAGCTCACCTACAACTGGGGCACCGAGAGCTACGACCTGGGCTCCGCCTACGGCCACATCGCGCTCGGCGTGCCCGATGCGTACGCAGCCTGCGAGAAGATCAAGGCCGCGGGCGGCAACGTGACGCGCGAGGCGGGTCCGGTCAAGGGCGGCACCACGGTGATCGCCTTCGTGACCGATCCCGATGGCTACAAGATCGAGTTGATCCAGCGGGCCGAGCACGCCGAAGGCGCCGGCCTTCGCTGA
- a CDS encoding DUF1697 domain-containing protein produces the protein MAAAKKPAKKAATRHVALLRGVNVNGITIKSAELKALFVELGFDAVRTVLASGNVLFDTDESDADALRTRIEHALRKRFDYDAWIVLLTQKSVADMAAAYPFERIDEERHPYLVFGSDPAMLDEVMEKAGTVDPKLERLKQGKGVLYWQCPRGESTDTPVAKLLAKTRYKSSTTARNLRTVEKLLAD, from the coding sequence ATGGCTGCCGCGAAGAAACCTGCAAAGAAAGCGGCGACGCGCCACGTCGCGCTGCTGCGCGGCGTGAACGTCAACGGCATCACGATCAAGAGCGCCGAGCTGAAGGCGCTCTTTGTAGAGCTCGGCTTCGATGCGGTGCGCACGGTGCTTGCCAGCGGCAACGTGCTCTTCGACACCGACGAGAGCGATGCTGACGCGTTGCGCACGCGCATCGAGCACGCCCTGCGCAAGCGCTTCGACTACGACGCGTGGATCGTGCTGCTCACACAAAAGAGCGTCGCCGACATGGCCGCGGCCTACCCCTTCGAACGCATCGACGAAGAGCGTCACCCGTACCTCGTGTTTGGCTCCGACCCCGCGATGCTCGATGAAGTGATGGAAAAAGCCGGCACCGTCGACCCCAAGCTCGAACGGCTGAAGCAAGGCAAGGGCGTGCTGTACTGGCAATGCCCGCGCGGCGAGAGCACCGACACGCCGGTGGCGAAGCTGCTGGCGAAGACGCGCTACAAGTCGAGCACGACCGCGCGCAACCTGCGCACCGTGGAGAAGCTGCTCGCGGACTGA
- a CDS encoding gamma-glutamyltransferase: MHTSQFLPVAALAAALLTACGGGSGGSFGFTPLPITNAQPPAGPPSTDAPPAVRFDPALCTQQAGAPHGQTAGITGTNLMVTSAHYEASKAGCKILATGGSAIDAAIAVQAVLGTAEPFASGLGGGTLITYYDAASKKVRTFDGLSAAPSSTGGATTVYQAVAQDVSATPPYNLCKSGLAVGASVSSQQGNTNISARAVGIPGTVAVLDLVHRSYGKKAWNTLWDDAIGLAENGFPMTKYMYTTLYADSAEFDDDGNPVSAGTGVAAWVNSANTVRGAPRCKYPDIAKRYCDPADASRQKPLPIGTLIKNPELAQTMKLVRDGGATAFYDPAQDTVKAIVQRTTLDSLPCRSILPNSGPAGNPSTATTIASIPSLMVPADFPAYKAVERKPLVGTRFGTTIYTQPAPSFGGFVTLYSLGILERKHVQDEKALDTPRFVYLAAEASRLANVDRRAVIGDPAYSNSNARASVLLSDIELDKRAAQIGETAFATAPAGNIGSFVATDPTGYDTMAALAKPRKTMLAKAPSGAAHDEDWNTTSNVAIVDGYGNALSMTTTINTHWGAHIEAAGIMLNNVMSNFSAGTPLSGSDVNGYAGTKRPRTSIAPAIAFDGNGKLRLVWGSAGGGPIPDYIVKTFMGNVVYGLDLQAAVNAPNFTGQNGNAELEAGSALAPLAADMRTRFGYTTDNLLVTGLLSGISGIAVTQNPNGSATYSGAADNRRSGAANGY; the protein is encoded by the coding sequence ATGCACACCTCCCAATTCCTCCCTGTCGCGGCCCTCGCTGCGGCCTTGCTCACGGCCTGCGGCGGCGGCTCCGGCGGTTCGTTCGGCTTCACGCCGTTGCCGATCACCAATGCACAGCCGCCCGCCGGCCCGCCCTCGACCGACGCACCGCCCGCCGTGCGCTTCGATCCCGCCCTGTGCACGCAGCAGGCCGGCGCGCCGCACGGCCAGACGGCCGGCATCACCGGCACCAACCTGATGGTGACCTCCGCGCACTACGAAGCGTCGAAGGCCGGCTGCAAGATCCTGGCGACCGGCGGCAGCGCCATCGACGCGGCGATTGCCGTGCAGGCCGTGCTGGGCACGGCCGAGCCGTTCGCCTCGGGTCTGGGCGGCGGCACGCTCATCACCTACTACGACGCGGCGAGCAAGAAGGTACGGACCTTCGACGGCCTCTCCGCCGCCCCATCGAGCACCGGCGGAGCGACGACGGTGTACCAGGCCGTCGCACAGGACGTGTCCGCCACGCCGCCGTACAACCTCTGCAAGTCGGGCCTCGCGGTCGGCGCGAGCGTCTCCTCGCAGCAGGGAAACACCAACATCTCCGCTCGCGCCGTGGGCATTCCGGGCACGGTGGCGGTGCTCGACCTGGTGCACCGCAGCTACGGCAAGAAGGCCTGGAACACGCTGTGGGACGACGCCATCGGCCTGGCAGAGAACGGCTTCCCGATGACGAAGTACATGTACACCACGCTCTACGCCGACAGCGCCGAGTTCGACGACGACGGCAATCCGGTCTCCGCAGGCACCGGCGTGGCCGCCTGGGTGAACTCGGCCAACACGGTCAGAGGCGCGCCCCGCTGCAAGTACCCCGACATCGCCAAGCGCTACTGCGACCCGGCCGATGCCTCCAGGCAGAAGCCGCTGCCCATCGGCACGCTCATCAAGAATCCCGAGCTCGCGCAGACCATGAAGCTCGTGCGCGACGGCGGCGCCACCGCCTTCTACGATCCGGCGCAGGACACGGTGAAAGCCATCGTGCAGCGCACCACGCTCGACAGCCTGCCTTGCAGATCGATCCTCCCGAACTCGGGACCGGCGGGCAACCCAAGCACCGCGACGACCATCGCGTCGATCCCGAGCCTGATGGTGCCCGCCGACTTCCCGGCCTACAAGGCGGTGGAGCGCAAGCCACTGGTCGGCACGCGATTCGGTACGACCATCTACACGCAGCCCGCGCCGTCGTTCGGCGGCTTCGTCACGCTGTATTCGCTCGGCATCCTGGAGCGCAAGCACGTACAGGACGAAAAGGCGCTCGACACGCCGCGCTTCGTCTACCTTGCGGCCGAGGCGAGCCGGCTCGCGAACGTCGACCGGCGCGCCGTCATCGGCGACCCGGCCTATTCAAACAGCAACGCGCGCGCCTCGGTGCTCCTGAGCGACATCGAACTCGACAAGCGCGCCGCGCAAATCGGCGAGACCGCCTTCGCCACCGCGCCCGCGGGCAACATCGGCAGCTTCGTGGCGACGGACCCAACCGGCTACGACACGATGGCTGCGCTGGCCAAGCCCCGCAAGACGATGCTTGCCAAGGCGCCGAGCGGCGCCGCGCACGACGAAGACTGGAACACGACGAGCAACGTCGCCATCGTCGACGGCTACGGCAACGCGCTGTCGATGACCACCACCATCAACACGCACTGGGGCGCGCACATCGAGGCGGCCGGCATCATGCTGAACAACGTGATGTCGAACTTCTCGGCCGGCACGCCGCTCAGCGGCTCGGACGTGAACGGCTATGCGGGCACCAAGCGGCCACGCACCTCGATCGCGCCGGCCATCGCCTTCGACGGCAACGGCAAGCTGCGGCTGGTGTGGGGTTCGGCGGGCGGCGGGCCGATTCCCGACTACATCGTGAAGACCTTCATGGGCAACGTGGTGTACGGACTGGACCTGCAGGCGGCCGTCAACGCGCCCAACTTCACGGGCCAGAACGGCAATGCGGAACTGGAGGCCGGCTCGGCGCTGGCGCCGCTCGCGGCCGACATGCGCACGCGCTTCGGCTACACGACGGACAACCTGCTGGTGACGGGGTTGCTCAGCGGCATCAGCGGCATCGCCGTGACGCAGAACCCGAATGGCAGCGCCACCTACAGCGGCGCCGCGGACAACCGCCGCTCCGGCGCCGCGAACGGTTATTGA
- a CDS encoding haloacid dehalogenase type II encodes MRAEFDASDLKVIAFDVFGTVVDWHSGIAAEVERVLPGVEGATFALAWRAGYQPAMKAVMERIAAGEGGFTLLDELHLSMLEQVLRDFDLADRLDTAAKRDLSRAWHRLPAWPDSVPGLTRLKKKFTICTLSNGNIGLLTEMAKRAGLPWDCVLSAEVFKAYKPDPRTYLGVAGVFDATPGQVMLAAAHHDDLAAARVCGLKTAYIERPHEFGRAQPKDVSPQAENSLHARDIDQLADLLGC; translated from the coding sequence ATGCGCGCCGAGTTCGATGCGAGCGACCTGAAGGTCATCGCGTTCGATGTGTTCGGCACGGTGGTCGATTGGCACAGCGGCATCGCCGCCGAAGTCGAGCGCGTACTGCCGGGCGTGGAGGGCGCGACCTTCGCGCTCGCTTGGCGTGCCGGCTACCAGCCCGCGATGAAGGCGGTGATGGAGCGCATTGCAGCGGGCGAGGGCGGCTTCACGCTGCTCGACGAACTGCACCTGAGCATGCTCGAGCAAGTGCTGCGCGACTTCGACTTGGCCGACCGCCTGGACACCGCCGCCAAGCGCGACCTGAGCCGTGCATGGCACCGGCTGCCGGCGTGGCCCGACTCGGTGCCCGGGCTCACGCGGCTCAAGAAGAAGTTCACCATCTGCACGCTCTCCAACGGCAACATCGGTTTGCTGACCGAGATGGCCAAGCGCGCGGGCCTGCCCTGGGACTGCGTGCTGTCGGCCGAGGTGTTCAAGGCCTACAAGCCGGACCCGCGCACGTACCTTGGCGTAGCGGGCGTGTTCGATGCGACGCCGGGCCAGGTAATGCTGGCGGCCGCGCACCACGACGACCTGGCCGCCGCGCGCGTGTGCGGCCTCAAGACCGCCTACATCGAGCGACCCCACGAATTCGGGCGAGCGCAGCCGAAGGACGTTTCGCCGCAGGCCGAGAACAGCCTGCATGCGCGCGACATCGACCAGTTGGCCGACTTGCTGGGCTGCTGA